Proteins encoded in a region of the Persephonella sp. genome:
- a CDS encoding prepilin-type N-terminal cleavage/methylation domain-containing protein, with amino-acid sequence MDRKIKGITLIELIIVIAIIAIVFSIAMPAFSKWRLSYNIESDMRKIKAILQEGRMQAFTKKIDLYVVLSRTTISLCKDNAGTDCIKTTKLNYTYGNYTVGISKRGIFTNQLTISYPSSNPSSKDCIIVSRLRVELEKCK; translated from the coding sequence ATGGATAGAAAAATAAAAGGTATCACCCTGATTGAACTGATCATCGTAATAGCAATAATTGCAATAGTTTTCAGTATAGCTATGCCAGCCTTTTCAAAATGGAGATTGAGCTACAATATTGAAAGTGATATGAGGAAAATTAAAGCTATTCTCCAGGAAGGAAGAATGCAGGCATTTACAAAAAAAATTGATCTGTATGTGGTACTTTCAAGAACTACAATATCCTTATGCAAAGATAATGCAGGAACTGACTGTATAAAAACTACAAAACTAAATTATACTTATGGAAACTATACTGTAGGAATATCAAAAAGAGGTATATTTACCAACCAATTAACAATAAGCTATCCTTCGAGCAACCCATCTTCTAAAGACTGTATCATTGTTTCCAGATTAAGAGTAGAACTGGAGAAATGTAAATGA
- a CDS encoding prepilin-type N-terminal cleavage/methylation domain-containing protein, whose product MRMNEKKGYTLVETLVAMFIFAILLLGLLAGLIVTYEFSNRNLIRDEAIKIAQETLEEYRYKKFNDINSETKTVTRQIRNKNITFNVSTTVSDEVAGEMKRVSITVSWYYKNKNYSYHIETLVRKE is encoded by the coding sequence ATGAGAATGAATGAAAAAAAGGGTTACACATTAGTTGAGACATTAGTAGCAATGTTTATATTCGCCATACTGCTTTTAGGTCTTTTAGCAGGGCTCATAGTAACATATGAATTTTCTAATAGAAATTTAATAAGAGATGAGGCCATTAAAATAGCTCAAGAGACATTAGAAGAATACCGCTATAAAAAGTTTAATGACATCAATTCAGAAACTAAAACAGTAACAAGACAGATAAGAAATAAAAATATAACATTCAATGTATCAACTACAGTATCAGATGAAGTTGCAGGAGAAATGAAAAGGGTATCAATAACCGTAAGCTGGTACTACAAAAACAAAAATTATTCATACCATATTGAAACATTAGTCAGGAAGGAATAA